Sequence from the Megalops cyprinoides isolate fMegCyp1 chromosome 4, fMegCyp1.pri, whole genome shotgun sequence genome:
TCAGGAAAGGCAAACATTTGTGACTGCCTGTCAAGCATATTTCATCTGAACAGCtctaaaggtttttttttttacttcctcttGCCAGCCACAAGTTGTAAAGTGTTTCCTGGAACATGCTCCAGGTATCCTCTTTCTCTGGAGAAGCCTGTATGTCGCATTATCATCTCTCTAATTCTGGTACCAGCTTCGAGGAATACACCAcgttgctgtcatttagcagacgtccttatccagagcgccctacataggtcacagttttttttttccatttatacagctgaaaattTGCTCAGGTTAAGTTctgtgcccaagggtacagcagcagtgtcccagcagggaatcgatccagcaacctttcagtgagGAACCCTTCTCCTCTCCACTACACCATGACACCATAGGATATCACAGGACTAGTCCTACATGCAAGCTACATAAGACCCTTATAAGCTCTTTAAAAACAGCTATGCCAATTGGCGGATTGGCATAGAGTGTGCTGCTACACTTCACCATCCATGTCACAAGTGACATTACTGTGATGTACAATGTAAGAAGGATGTTcactgacactgttgttcactGTTGGAATGGGTCTGTCTCTCAGATATTTTCATGcacatgttttttctttctttctttttgtcgTGCACAAAGAACACTCTCTGCTGTGGAAAATAGGCCTGaaaaatttttttgtttgtttttgttgttgtagttttttGGTGGTCGTGCACTTTGACAATCACGGtgagatgtacagtatgtcagtgtATTGCATGTGCAAAATCAGTTGTGCACATGCAATAtattgacatactgtacatctcaCCGTGATTGATGTGGCTGACACCATTATCCAGATCAATTTACAAAGCCAAGATACAAAGTGCATATAACAAGGCCAAATGAAAACCAGTACTACATCGGAACATATGACAACCTGCCGTAACAACCAGTGTTACAGACTGAAcagtgaatacattttacagtaataaaacatttcaacgACTAGAGCCTAGTGTCAAAGTGCAATTAAAGTAAATGTTGTCTATTATGTCTTAAGGGTTTGTTTCCAGCTGTTTGTTTATTAAGTCAAGGCTCACttgaaaaatgctgatttaaactaaaaaaactgtaaatctaCTGTGAAAGCCgcaaaactgtttttgagcATCCGGCTTGACAGTTTAAAAAGAAGTTTGTCTTTTGAATGCGCTTGCATGTGTCAAcctaaacaaacagaaaacagcacaaccAAAAGCCAAAACACAACGACctataaatgaatgcaatttgtATCGTGCATCTTGTGGGTTTTTACATGAACCCGCAAACGTTTCTACATCAAGTTCACGCGCCAATTTTAGTATAATGTGGCGTTCTCTAAGCGCCACCAAGTGGTGGTAGTAACCGAAAACGCGTGTAATTGTCATTTTGACTCGAGGATTTCCTGCTTTACAACTTAATGCACCGAAGTACATTACCACggttaaaaaatatttccatgtgaTCAAGTTAGTTACTGAAAAAAGCAGGATGGGAGGAAATTTAGAATGCGTGTCGTCTGGTTAGTTCTGAATAAGTGCGCCGAGGTGATCTCTCTCCGTTCAGACAGCCGACTTTAAATTAATTCCTAATCGTGTCCTGTCAGTCTCTAATCCCATTGCTCTGGACGGTGCTGACGTTGGTTGTGGAAACGTCTGGAATGTTTTTGTTACCTTTGAATGTTAACAATTTATTcgcttgaaattattttagacCAAGAAGGACGAATTATGACGTCATTCTACACAACAATAACTAAATCATTGGAAAATATAATGTTAACGTCTTGCCACAAAAGTGCGTGATACATAAGAGAAAAAACATGCGCTGCTGACGTGTTTGCGCCGTCGGATGATCTTTTTGGATAAGGTCAATCACACGTTTGTGTTTAATGGCCAGTCGTATAGCGTCAGGACAACGGTGACGATAAACCTGTTTCCAAAGCCCGTGTTCAGCTACATTTCATAGGTTTCCCGCGGCAGGTTAACAAACGGCTAACGGAATGGCACGAGGAAGCCGCAGACCCTCTCCAGCAGCAAGGTAAATAagtattttttcccatttgcacTCCGTCAATTTAGATTCACTAGGCTGCCAGTGCAATATATGCGCATTACCTGCTTAtgaatctgttttcatttttttgggcAGTTTCCAGTAGAGatggaaattaattaaactAGCCCATTGTGTAGCCCACTTCATAATTTTGATGAACCGAATTGCATGATGCAAAAAGTCAGGAGACAGATTTAACTAGCGAACAGCGatgatgaaataataaaaataactttgtattaattattcttcaactgaaattaatttagcaAATTAAAATTACCATATGGGGTTTTATCTGAAAacaattattttctgttattaaaatgtgttatataaCAATGTTCCtaaatttgctttgtgtttacaGGTTTATCAGGAATCTCATttaatagcaaaaaaaaaaaaaaaaccctgcacacacaaaccctcagTTGATTCACAGTCCTAGTACAGTGTTTTATTGTGAGCCACTGCTATTTCCCTGACTTGTAATTGCTGTGATCTTGATGTTGGTGTGTTCCAGCCACCCAAACCCCTCTCACTCCTCTGCCCCAGCTCACTCCACGCCTGCAGCCCTGCCACCTGCCCCAGTCCAGCCCAAAGAGCCAGGCCTCATGGTGCAGATGGCCAGCACGGCAGCCGGTGTGGCCGCCGGCTCCACCGTGGGGCATGTGCTAGGCCATGCCATCACTGGGGCTCTCAGTGAAGGTAGCACCAGCACCCCTGAGTCACCCAAACCTGCATATCAGGTGAGGCCAGTCGGGAGGTATAGAATAGGATGGCGTGGGAGTGGGATGGAGGTGTTGGGAGTTGGATGGAGTTGCCATGGATACATGGTATCTGTTGGCAGGTTTTGATCAAAAGACAAAGgcctggatttttttccctaccGTATAACACAGAAAGGATACTGAAGCATTCCTTTTTTCTCATAAGAACATAATGTCCTCAATTTGGTGATTGCAGAACTTGCAGAACTCTGGTTGTATAGAAAGAAAGtaacactgttatttttttactgtgagcTGAAGCTGAGGACAAATGGTGACTGAATCCAAAAACAACATCAGAATGGATCTACAAGAACTCTGAGTTCCTGGGTTACCTAACAGACAGCACTGTCTTGGTTGTGTGGTAAATGAGGTAACAGCCTGAGAGGTGATTACACAATTGTCCAGAACATGTTCGCAAAGCAGAGTGCGCATTAAGTCGAGTACTTTCCAGTCTTGCTTGGATTATGTGGTCCCGCTGCGTCCTGGACTCTCAAAAGCACTCTCCTTCTTTGCTGTAGATTTACTGTCAGCAGAAGAGgagtttagttttagtttagaACCAATTTctggtgttgtgttttttagCAGGAAAGCATAGATATGTAGTAAGAAGCTTTAGCATCCTGTTTTAGCATCCTATATTTCACCCACATGGGTGCTGTACACATTAGCAATGACTTAGGTGAGCTACCCCCACCATCTTCACTAAAACAGCAGTCTGAACTCTGCTTAAAGGGATGAACGATGCTACATATATtaaattcattatcattatgtgtgttaaaatatgaacaGCACCATGATGGGTCTTGAGGACACAGGTACAGCTTATGCAGGTGACCCTTGCCAACTGCAGATCTGTGATTCACCATTTCAGGTTTTCAAAGACAGGTTGCAGACCTTGTTTCTGACTTTTCTCCTTTGCTCCCAGCCCACAAAATGCCATCTCAGCGTCTCCTGCATTTATTTGACCCATTACACATGCATTATAGCATtattatataaacatatatatttattcataacgtgtttattgcatttttaaactgaaaatgtggttGTATTGTGTCAGGATCAAATCCTGCCCAGGGACTACAGATGGAAATTAGCTAGTAGCTAAATCTGGTACAAAGcatctttcctgttttttgagattaatgtattttgtacatggtccctgatataaataaatgtattaataataataataataataataataataataatctttattTAAGAATAAATCTTTATTGATACAGACTGTAGTTTTGGATTTGCACTTTCACAGGGAAACTATACAATATATCCTATGGAAACTTCAAGGGTCTCCTGTACTGAAACGAAGAGAAAATTCAGAGCCGATTGGTATAGGGACAGGTGACAGATGGTGGGTTACAGGCGACAGGATCAGAGACTGATGTTGCTTTGgtgcccaccccctccccaggaAGCTTCCACAGACCCCTGCCTCTACCAGGTGAGGCAGTTCCTGGACTGCGCTACCACCCAGAATGACCTCCACCTGTGTGAGAGCTTCAATGAAGCCCTCAAGCAGTGCAAGTACTCAAATGGTAAGGTTCTCCGTTTGTTCTGATCACTGCTGAGCGTGTCAATTAGTACTCCATGTAACACTAAAGACTACTTTAGTGACGCTCAGGAACAACATATGGCCGATCAAATTCCAGCTGAATTCtacattaacccttttgcacgtacggTCAAACTGGTGTGactaaattggaaaaattctagctaacgttagccttgaggaaacagtgatttaatgttactATGTtagtatagcaaatgcagcggtgaaaactacgagaagcttaataacgctaatgaaaatgtaacgaaccatgtaatgtggCACGCACGCTGCATAGCGTAAAATAAGTcacatgcgaaagggttaaaacaccAATAACAGAGGCACTTGAGCGGCTCAGCTGGCTAAGGCAGGCTGAGTCCTACAGCTCAAGACATTGTCATTTTGAGTCTGGGCCATTTTCTAACAATGACCAGGGGTCTGCACTGGTTGAACACGACTGGCTCCAGTTAGTTAGTTAAATGAGGGTCTCTTTTGTCACACAGCTGAatagcaccctctagtggctCATCAGGTGCCCATGAGTTAttcagatgacatcagcgggggatacacatacacatatgtgtatcCACACATACACTTAATACTGTTGGTAGTGTGGAAAAAAACGTTCGCTGGGTGCAAGTatgttggaggattgcattgCACAAGCACACAGGATATCATGCTGATAACAGGGTGACGCAGGAgctacagctgaacatttaatGCCTTTTACTTGTATTGATTACTTTAATTAATTATTGGTAGCAGAGTGAGTAATTGGTCATTTTACAGCactaattgcatttttttttcattgtaggTGTGACATTGTTGGTTTGATAAAGATTGTCACAGAAGACATCACCATTAAATAATGCTGAACGTTTTAAGACATGCTCTTGATTGTAAACCAAAAACTCCATCTGTTGTAATGACAGGTTCCTGTTAATTTGTAGATTCTTGATATGAAATCTGTAATATAttgttgtgaaataaaattttcaaaaaaaaggtAACACCTGTCCACAGATTCAACTTCATAAGGATTCTTTTTCAGTTGAAGACCAGTCTAATCTTAGAAAAAACTAGTGAATCTGTTAGAACTCATACACCACATCTTGTCCTCTATAACAGGAAGTGTGCCGCTACTGTAATTTCTGCGGTTTGCTTTATGAAAGAGTTTCAGGAACAGACCTTCAGGACTAGGCTTGAACGGTGGTATTGTCAATAATGACTTTGGCACCTACTCAGTATAAACACAATGTGCATTGAGTTAGGAGTATGTAGCAGTGACTCTTTCTACAACATATTGGGTTTGATGGTCACTGAAATTAACCAAATATAGTTTGAAAGTATGaaaaaacattcttgtttaaATTCTTTTCTCAAAAAGCATGGGAGTCTGATTGAAAGTAGGCCTTATTTTTCCTCCACCACTGAATTAACTTGAATTAATTGTACCTTAGTTTGATCATAAATTTCAGACAAGTGGTTTATGCATTAATGCACCGTGCTAAAATCAGAGCTTATTTTCATTGTTCTTAGTATGATTTCATGGTATTTGTCTTGATCTCATTAGCATCATTAATTAGTTGCTTTGTTTGAAAGGACTAGTTCCATACAGCTGTGCTGGAAATGTTAACTGTTACTGTATGTGCTTTCTCAAATATCACGATCCCTTAAATTTCAGGGAATGGTGGCTTCACAAATAGTCAGCTATTTATCACTGAATTATGAAGAACAGATGTTCTGGAGTACTTGTCCTTTAACTGTAGAACACATAAGGTGTTGAGTAATATCCCACATTCCTTGTACTGTGGAACAAACTGTCAGACCCTTgagttaaaagaaaatgtatgttttgggAACACTTGGGAGACACACCAGACTACACAAATCAGATGACTCTCTCCAAAGCAGATTACAATGTTGTCTTATATATCACAATGGAATCACGCACCTAGGTAGGCATGGAACTAAAATGAAACATAGTTATTCCTTCTAGATGCACTCAAAATTGCTCATTACATGATAGAAAAGGGCAGTTTTTCcattacagaagaaaaatatacatcCAGTAAATCTCTCATCCTTGACCAACCACCTTATCATAGAAGATACATCCAGGAACTTTCCTTTCTTTGACCAAGCTTCTCATCACATTCCTTAGGCCTACCATCCTGTAATTCACACAGAAGCAACATTTTAAACTACAGAAATGACTGTCTCTTCTCAACAGCTGGAACACCGAAGCTGTTCTTTCCTGATCAGCGAACGAAATTGTTTTTCCGTGCAAATGTGCGTGGTGAAATCAGTGTgggcatttctttaaaaattctCATGAATTCTGCAACCAAGTTAATATGTCCATCAGCTAATGAAACGTCAGACCTACTGACAACGGTTGCATGCACAAAAAGTCAATATTTAATCTACATTTTGGAAGGAGGGGCTTTTCCTGAGTATAGGATCATAAACAGCAGATACGAGCCAAGTTGATCTTTCCGTCTGTTCAAGTTGTGCGTGCAACTTCTGCTCCAAAATGCCGCTCGAACTGTTCCTTGACCTGCACTCTCAACCATGTCGGTCCGTCTTCATATTCgccaagaaaaacaacattgcGTTTGAATTCAAGAAAATCCACCTAGCTGCAGGTAAGCAACCATAAGAAACGCTGGGCTGCACAGTTATTATGCATTTTGCTTGCGAGCTTTGTTTGGtaaaacaaacagatacagtatatacGCCTTAAAAGCATTTAGTTGGTGAAGCTGTATAGAGAATAACCTTTCGTCCACAGAACTTCTCAGCAGTTCAAGTTGTTGTTGGCCGAAGTTGACGCCAGTCCGAGTTGAAATTTGTATTGCACCCAGGAAGGCGGGATTGAATTGCAAGGATTCATACGGTTTAGGGATCAAAATAATTGTCAGCAATATTCATTATAAAAGTTCAATAAAGGCTTATATTTCTTAGTATGAATTTgcacaattatttttaagagGGAAATCGTATCAGACGGGCTATACTTTACACGTAGACTATATTTTACCACGAGCACATCGACAACACGATAATCACACTAATCTGCACGTTTCAATTAAGTTGTTTCTTCAAAAGCGTAATTACTGGCTAGAACTGCGCACAACACCGCAATACGCACGACATTCTCgcagcatacagtacatttagaTTTTAAACTACAGTAGATGAATATGATGTCGTGAGTAGTACTTTACACTCAGTTTAGTTTATTCAGTTGTTGGATGCTACCAGATACTTAAAGATATGTAAATCATGCATGTTAACAATTTCCTTCCCTCCTAACTTGAAATCTAAACATATGTAGAATTTTTCTAGGCAGAAATTTTCGCGTAGctaacatgtatgtgtgtgaggggggacCTGGCAGTGTTCTCATTTTACCtcaagggagagaggagtgtaaattacattttaattcaccTCAAAACGCAAGttaatgcaacattttaaacTCATAACTGTGGTTTATAATCATTACCTACATTAGATAACTCTGCCAATGTTGGTCTAAAACAGGCAGATGTGAACTTTAAACTTCGGAAGGTTGTATTGCATAGCTGAGTCTGCGGAAGGGAAATATGGGCAGTCAGTTTTTAAAAGGAATCGTTTTAAAAGATCTTAATTATGTTGTGCAATGGGCCACTTAAAAACGTTTAAAACGTTTTCTTAATCCTTCGCGTGCGAGTGTGGTATGTAatggatgacatcatcattatgGAATGGCCCCGTTTGATTGGCTCGTGCGGCGTCTAAACAGGGTGAGCAAGTTCATCAGTGCGTGTCTGTTTTCC
This genomic interval carries:
- the LOC118776064 gene encoding coiled-coil-helix-coiled-coil-helix domain-containing protein 10, mitochondrial-like, with product MARGSRRPSPAASHPNPSHSSAPAHSTPAALPPAPVQPKEPGLMVQMASTAAGVAAGSTVGHVLGHAITGALSEGSTSTPESPKPAYQEASTDPCLYQVRQFLDCATTQNDLHLCESFNEALKQCKYSNAE